TAACGAATCGTCCAAACCTAAGACCTTAGTTTCTGATAGATGACTAAGTCATCGACATTTCTAAACAAAATTGAATAATAGAAAATGGTCCTCTTATTTCTTTGAACAtgcatattataattttttttttaccaaattCCAACATTATGCAAAATATGTGCATCAAATACCAAAACTTAAGAAACTAAAAACTCAAGAAAGGACTAATAATGATCCAAATGCATTCTATATATTTGGATGATATTTGAATCCATGGATTGGAAAAGTTGAAACTTTCATTTTTAGTCGTATCTTCAGTATAACAATGAGTCATAAATTCTTTTCCCGGATCAAATAAAATCTAGACTAAACCTAAGTTAAATTCATATATTGCCGTACCAAGAATGACATTCAAGTAATTCCATTCATGAGTAGCAGCATTATGCTTGCGTTACATGGTGAATTTCTAGTTTGAACGTTAAGCTCGGGCAAAAGCCTTCGACTCACTCGTCTCAAGGTTCTCTTTCCTGCATTCTCTCAATCTCTCTTTCAATTTTTTGCTCTCTTCAAAATTCGCCTTCCGTCTAAGAACTTTCTGCATAAAGATGTGGTTTAAGTTTATCGAATAAATTGATTGAAAATGGGCATTAAAATGGGTAATGTCTGACTAGAACTCACTTCTTGACGGAAACACATATCAAGCTTTATTTTCAAGCCTGTGCATTCACCAAAAAACTTCCCAAGAGGATGGTCTATGTGACACTTCTGGAATTGTTCGATAATCTGCACAACAGTCAGATAGATTTCAATATACACAAGAACATACCCACTTGGACAAATGAAAAAGGGCAAAGAAGTTTCAATTGGCGTAATTCCTACGGACAATATGAATTCAGCTGAGGAAATGGATAGCCGGTTAAAGTGTTTAACAAGTATGAAGCCAAATATATACTGTTTCCGCCAATCTTTTTGTTGAGGGAAAATAAAGAATACACCACAACAATGTTCTATCAAcaaagatttgtgtaacacggCACAAAGAATTGGTCACTTGATTTGTTTGGCAGAAGATAACACCACCATTTATGCAGCCTAGTTCAAATTTTTCACAAGAAAGCTAATAGCACCATGTATGCAATCACCATCGGATTGCTTGGAAGAAAGCTAATAGCATCATGTATGTTTTATGTTCAAAATTTTCTGCAGAAAGCTAATAGCACCATGAATGTCAGAATGTAACCAAATCAACTAccttattaatataaaatgtgAGCAATTTCTGATTGGAAAAAACTCACTTCGGCACACATTGGATGCCTGTGGATTGTCAGAGGAGGATGCATTATGCTACTTGCCAACTACTTTATGCTTCCGAACAACCCAAGAACTATGTGAGAATTTCTggggaaaaaaaacaaaaacaaagacAAAGGCGAGATCAGATTCAAACTCTGCTTCAAAAAACGGTGAGCCATGAATAAATTTTCTCTGAAAGTTTTGGCGACAAGTACGTTTAAATCACCCATTAAATTTTGTGCCTTTCATTAGCTCAATTTCAATCGAAATTCTTCTTATCCCTTCTTGGAAATTGCAAAATGATATTCAATTCTTTCTACTACCACGAAAGATCCTACCTTTTCAGTTCCGGGACGTTTTAAGGACAATATCGTGCTTCATATCATTGCAGTTTAATAGATTTGGAATTACATATATCATTTTAGACAGACATATTTCATATTTCGCATTTGGGTTTTTTCTAACTGAATGGAATCCCATTAATTCGAGTCTGCTCGACTCGAGCTCGCCTGGAGCCTATCGAACTCAAATCATGAAACAAGCGAAAGGAACTCCAAAATTCGAATAGAAGCTGAAAAATAAAGCAAACCTTGGCAAAAAAGATCGAACCAAATTTACTGTTCCCAGCAAGAGATGAAGTGCGAATACGATGGGAGAAGATAGGACAAAGATGAAGACTAGACCTGCAGGAGCAAGCGACGATGGCGGAGAACAGTCGGCAATGTCTCTGATCTGTGGAACCGGAGCATGAAAATTGGTACGAGACGGTGGCAGAGGATAGTGCGGCGGAATGCGAGTGGAGTGGGGGGTGGCGGAGGGGATTTTGCTGGAACGGAAGAGAGCGAGTGATAGGTGAAATTTTGGAATACAGACTGCGACGTGCAAATTTTAAACTAGCGGATGGCCTTTGtgtaacataatattaaatatttaaaatattatttaattaatttataaaacgAATATATGacatttataatttgatataaatattataattaatttgttTGTACACATTGTTATGTATgataaaaaatctatttttttattaaatttaatttcaataaaaaatataataatattatggtagaaaaaaaaagttttttgcgttaaaaatactaatcttaagatttttttaaatttaaaagttttcAAATGTGTTGGTACGGTTAGGACTTCCATTTTGGGAGAATATTTCATATGTAAGATTGACGTGGttgaaattattataatttatatatggTGTTGAAAAAAAaggtaaaaaaaaagaaattttagtATCTTTTTCAAACAGTTTTTCTAATCCATTGACACTTAATAGAAtagtatatattttttattatcaaacCCCGGCCCTttgttttttatataataataataataataataataataataaaagcaataatatgtatcaaaataaaaaattaaaatgaggtAAAGCCCTGCCGCTTCAAATAAAATTGCAGGGGCCGTGCTTTAACCCCCAttgtaatatgttttttttttttaaaattgatatattttcattaataattacaaaaaatatatataaaaactaaTTTAGTAATTTCGAATTCAAGTCACTTTTTGGCCCATGTAACAAATATGAtctattaattatgtttcattTTCCGGCTCATTTCTTTCATTGCTTTAAATTATCTACAGCAATAAAAGTTAATGGCGCGACACAATCAGAGGAAGGCAACTATATGCATAAATTTGAACATAGCAAGCACAAAAATGCGTCGAACGACATAAGAACTCCATGGCCGTTTTCACCCATACCAGAACATGCACCTAACCTACTATTTACCATTCCAAATCGCTCAAGTTTCACGGGCACCTCGTCTCATTTTACTCGTGCATCTCTTCTTTCTGAGAAAAACTATTCGGCTTTGCTGAGCATTCTGTTTCCCTCCATGTCGACCCAAACGATATATGCTGATTTAAGTTAGACTCCTGTGTGCGGAGGACAGTTCTCTCAAACCAAGTGAAGAAATGGGTTGTTCCCTAATTCGAGATATGAGCACAGAAATTTGCTCGGTTGCTAGATCTAACCGATCGTTTGATTTAGCAGACTCTGATATAAGAGTTGATACCATGTTTTGCAATAGCTGAACCCTTTCTGAATGATCATTCCGAGTGGCCTGAAGATTCTGATGTCTGTTAGATGGCATGTTGATTCTGCGCCAACGCAGAAGCAGATACCTATCTGGGATTTGGAAGCAATTCCCAGTTGAAAGAACTCTGAGAGCATGCTTGCAGAGGATTCCAGAGAACTCGAACTGGTGGCAGCTGCAACTGATGATGTCTTCTCTGGGCATCCAATAAACTTTCCGACCCCCCTCAAGTTTTGTATGGTGTCTAACTAGAAAACCATCCTCCATCTGATACGAGGCATAGTGGGCAGCAAGAACTAGTTGTTCTTGGAGCTTGGAAAATGCAAACGGTGTAAGAACTGTCGCAGCGTGGGATTCCATGGGGGCACCCGTTTTTAGGCTGATGTTTTGTATATTTTGCTGCATTGTTTGTTGTTCTCCAGCTTGATCCTTAAAATCCACTACTACTGCTGCCTGATGTTTATGGTGATATTACACACAGAAAGGGTCAATCAACAATTCTGATATTACTCGTGGAGAATTTTTAATTCCAAGTAATCAACAAACATATGCAGCTATTTCATAAACCTTTCACATTACTTGAGCCATTTTTAGACCGTGATCTGGTTCTGCTAAAGTTTATATCTCAACCACAAACCTAGTAATAATGTTAAGGAGGACGAGATTTCGGGTACTGACTCTCAATTTTTTTCCACAGATCATAGTCCATTATCGTCCATGACATCAAAACAAGTTTCTATGTCTTAAAGTCCCAGAAGGAATCCCAGAACAAAAGATGGTAGATAATTATAactaaataaacataaaaaagaaACAATTGAAGATGGTCACGTCCAAACACAGTCAATATTacagttttaagaaaactatCATTATTCATTAAAAGTCCAACTTACAACTATAAACTTGCAGGTTCCACGATCTCTTCATATGAAAATATGTAGTGGCATAAAGCAAGGAAGGCATAAGTTATCACAATAAATATCACATAATAGCTCATATTACTGGGGGACAGCGATTGAATAAATTCAAACGGGGACATTCAGTTAAGCAGTAATACTAATTAAACACGACCTATTATCATTTAAGGGAAATCACCTGTTCAACAAAGTGTGCAAGCCGGGTTTGAGCACTCAAAAACCGTTGGATAAAAGAATTTATTGCCTTTGATTCACCAGTTGTGGTCATTCCAGCAAAAAAATGGCTTCGCAAGTAAGGCAATGCCCAGAGAGACCTAAGAGCATACAAGCTAGCTATGTGCCTGTTTGTATGCAAACCAAAAGAGTTCACCATATTTCTCCAACCCAATTCAAAATCTTCAGTCATTTCCAAATTATAAAGTCGATAGAACTCAGTTTTCCATTCATTGTAGTGCTCTCCCAAAACTGCGTTAAACCATGACGGAAACTTCGCCACTATAAGCCATATACAAAGAGCATGTTTGGTGGTGGGCATCTCCATTCCTATTGCTTCTTTGAGGCACATATTTTGGTCAGTCAATATTGTTTGTGGAGCTTTCCCATTCATAAATCCTAGGAAAACCTTGCAACAAAAATGCAGGATTAAGATGGGAACGCTGAGAAAAAgcaagagaaaaagaaaatgccCATTAAACAGAATATGCAGCCCACAggaacatgaatttttttaatttagtttCTAAAACATGTCGCCTATCATATTTTTACCTTCAAAGCCCATGAGAATGACCTCAGATTTTCCTCCCGAAGGAGCACACAACCGAAGAAACAGGGCATGCCATAATTGTTCATTCCTACCCATATTCCCAGAGGCGTGTCAAATGCAGTCAGCCGATGTGTTGTATCAAACACCACTGCATCACCAAAAATCTCATATAACTGGATGGATGAGGCATATGACCAAGCGATATTCTCCAATCTGCCACTAGGATCAAGTGTAAACTCAAACTTAAAATTGGGATCTTTATCCTTGATATTTCTGCACATTTTAAGCAAATCTATGCTCTCATCCTCTGGGTCTACTTTTCTGAAAGACTGAAGCAAATTTCTAACGTCTTTCTCTGTGAAGGGTAAATATCCAGGCTCGACGCACTTTTCCAGTTCCAGTAGCCTCATCATCTGTTGTACCGAGATCCCTGTTTTTGCAAACATTAGAATCCGGTTTTTGTCTGTGTCTGATATGGTCCGATACGCAGGAAGAAAGCGCACTTGACTTGGTTCCAAAAGTTCATGATTATGGTGGTTTGCAAAACCAGTAACGCGCCAATCTGGTACACCTAATTCAGTTGATTTGCTTATACGCATATAGGCTTGGCATCCACAACGGGAAGATTTCCTGTTTCTTTGGGGCTTATTTTCATTGGATGCTTTCAATGGAGTATTTCCAGCCCGGTGGCAGACAAAGTAGCGCCTGGTGAGGCCTTTTCCAACACCATCTTTACCCTCTGTCCTATGACGCCTGATTGAAAAACCACAACGTTTCGCGAATTCACTGTAGAATTCATAAGCAGCATCATGCGTTAGGAACCTTTGCCCAATATATGGAATCATATCATTTGCCGTCTCTAGAGATAGTCTAGTTTCATCCGGTGATTCCTCGGTGCTGCTCGTACCATCCAAAGACAAGGATCTTCGATCCGAGGGATCATCATACACCAACATCATCTGCCCCACCTCTTCAGACATTGTAGCCTTGTCAAGACTGCTCAAACCAATGGTAATGTTGGCTCATTTCTAAACACAAAACAACGTTGCTCAAAAATCAGTGACCAAAAACTTCAGAGGGGAAAATACAGTAGTAAAAGATCCCATCCGCCTTAAAAAAAATCCACCAAAAGAAATTTCATAACCAAAACTGGGCGTATATGAAGTAACATCTCAGACATTAACCtattaaaaaaaacatccaCTAAAAAGAATTGCATGACCAAAATTGTGCGTATATGAAGTAACATCTCAGACATTAACCCAGATACTAAGAACTAAAATTTAAAGCTATCGTAAATGATTAACATTTTAGTGCAATAACTTCAGCTAAAACCAGAGGCAGTTCAATACTATGTTTTTATCCAAAACATCTATCTTTTGCAATCCATTTTGACATATTCAGAGCTAAAAGCTCAACGTTGAAATGTCACAGTACAATACCAAACCCGTAATCCAATCATCATTATCTATCATTCATTTCAATAGCTCAGAAAACAATCAAAAAGTTAATTCGTGGGCCAACTCCAAAATTACCACAGAACAAATTTGACACTCCTAACAGATCTCTCAATTAAACGAAATTCATACAATCCACTGATGAGAAACGTATCCATCAATACACATTCAAGAgaaaaaaacaacaacaaaggTGTATGAGCATCAGAATCACTTGCAAACGACGCACTGAGACATTTTTGCATAGCAATCGGTTTTCAATCAAAAGATCGTACATTGACACGATGACATATATGAATGTTTAAGCGTGAATCACGGTTCAACGGATCGTGTGAGATGTGATAGGGGGAAAATGCATGAATTCTGGGTTGATGCGTTGGGTGGAGATCGATGGCAGGTGATTAGAGGAAGGAAGAACCCTAAAGTGCGCAGGAATGTGAATTCACTGTTATATATGCGCGGCGCACGATACTATATAGCGCCTTTGGttgcgttattattattattattattattattattgcactTTGAGCCCTTGTTTTGAAAAAAGTACACTaaatgcattttttttaaaagtagatAGAATTGAATAATGTTAATGTTAATACATATTGtactatatatatgtgtgtgtgttaattaAACTTGAATAATGTATAGTAACTAGTTTGATAACTCAATGTGAAACCAAAATGAATTTACATAGAAAAACGACGTTTTGGGTATTTTTTaaagagtaggtatcttgtgagacgatctcatgaatctttatttataagacggatcaatcctaccgatattcacaataaaaagtaatactcttagcataaaaagtaatattttttcatggatgacccaaataagatattcatatCACAAAATACTACATATGAGACTGTTtcaaacaaatttttgttttttttaaaaattcgatTGTTTGGACTGTCCACTCCTCGTTTAGAGGGCTCAAAATGTGTCTGAACGGCCgcttaatttaatatataattttttttacttttaaaagtttaattttttcaaaaaaatattcgacatattttataatcaatttttatcggataaaaaatagaaatatgttattgatttcaAGTTTAAATCTATgtagaataattattgaagaAATATGGAGATGaacaataaaaattatatattttggtaAAATACCGTCTGAGCATCTAAACACCAGGCGGTGGGTAGTCGTCTTCCtactattttttaaaacattaacTAATATAATGCAAAATCTATTAaacaaaaaaatgataaaatttgaataacttttaaaatgaaaaaactTCTTCTCTCGCTAATTTagcttaaaaaaatcatttgtaggagggaaaataatttattaaatttagtcTATATGTTAgtttttttacacatatattattattattaaaagtaatttttaatCCTACATCTTtcgatttttataaataatttaatccgAGTATTTTCAAATTCcccttaaattttaattataacaCCGCGTGGTCGAGCCCTAGGGCCAAGAAGATGCCCGAGAACATGATCATCATCAACGAGATGGAGGAAGAAGATGAAGATGCCAGTGCTACCAAGGCGTCGGAATGCGCGGCGGCTAGTCGGAACGATAGGCGGAAGGCGGCGAAGAAGGAGAAGAGGAAGAAAAAGAGGAAGGATACGGCGGTGATTGCGCGCCAAGAGGAGGAGGATCGGCTCAACGATCCGGACGAGCTGTTGCGTCTCCAAGCCGAACAGGAGATGGAGAAGAAGAGAACCGAGAATGAAAGGAGGGAGTTCGAGGAGAGAGAGAGTATGATTCAGGAAGCGTGGGCGAGAAAGCGTGCTATAGAAGAAGAAAAGGAAGAGATGAGAAGAAAAGACTGGGAAGAACAACAATCGAGGCTAATTGAGGTGTGTCTCTTACTCCTTAGTTGCTGTTTTCTTATAACCATTCATTTCACGACTATTTGTATGCTGCAGTCTGCATGCGTTATTTGGAACAGCGGTTCTGAAATTTCTGCTTATGTCTTAATTCTATAACTCCTATCTGACATAGACGGAGATAGGGTGATTTGTCATAACGTTTAGGCTGATTTTTGGGGTACATATATTGGTAGCTAGTTTTTAAATGAGTTACAATCAGTTGCTATGCTAAGAGCGAGATGAGCTGGAAGTTAGTGAGTTCAGACAAGCCAGGGGGTCAGATGGAGCTACATTGAAGGAGATAGCTTTATAGTAAATGGAAGCGCCTGATAGAGCTTGATAACAGGCCAGAAAGAACGTGGTGTTGGATTTATTTAAACTTAGTAAGTTTGTGAAATTGTGTTGTATAGAACAGAGAAACCTCCAAGAAATATTTTACTTATATTGTCAAAGAGACTTTATATAAACTTTCAACGCAGTCGTATGACGTTAATTTTTGGCTTATGGGACTAAAAATGGTTCAGATGGTTAATTTTGGGTTTATGGGACTAAATATGGTTCAGATGCCTGAGTTATCAGTCTTACCGTGCTTACAATGTCATTGGAATCACGTATAACTGTAACCTATTACTTAATTTGCCTGCTATGgctttttttttgtaaatctaCATCCTCAATTGTCTCCCTACGTTTGAAGTTGGGTGTTGCAATCGGGCTGTACTTATTATTAATAAGTGTGTTTTTCCATCAGGTTGGATACGAGAATGAAGTCGATGAAGGCGAATACGAGTACGTGGAAGAAGGGCCACCTGAAATTATATGGCAAGGAAACGAGATTAttgtcaaaaagaaaaaattaagaGTGAAAAAGAAAGACCCTGAGCATCAGATAGTGACAGAGGTTTTACTTTTTCCTGTTCATGCTCCATTTTTCCTACTATTTCTACTTTCTAAATGGGCATGTGTTTGGAATCTTCATAATATAGGACCCTAACAGACCTACATCAAACCCCCTTCCTCCACAATCCGAAGCATTTGCTGATTATAAGAGTGCATCAGTTCCTTCTGCTCAACAGCTGCTAGAAAGTTTTGCTCAACAAACTCCAAATTTTGGGACGGAGCAGGTAGGATTAAGTGTCTTATCGAGTTCACTATATCTATACTTTTAGAACACAATCATTTTGTACATTCTTTTGCAACAATTGTAGCTCATCCCTGATTATCGGTTTGGCAGGATAAAGCTCATTGTCCTTTCCATCTCAAAACAGGGGCTTGTCGGTTTGGCTCACGTTGCAGCAGAATTCACTTTTACCC
This sequence is a window from Primulina tabacum isolate GXHZ01 chromosome 17, ASM2559414v2, whole genome shotgun sequence. Protein-coding genes within it:
- the LOC142531001 gene encoding uncharacterized protein LOC142531001; amino-acid sequence: MHPPLTIHRHPMCAEIIEQFQKCHIDHPLGKFFGECTGLKIKLDMCFRQEKVLRRKANFEESKKLKERLRECRKENLETSESKAFARA
- the LOC142531012 gene encoding protein FAR1-RELATED SEQUENCE 11, giving the protein MSEEVGQMMLVYDDPSDRRSLSLDGTSSTEESPDETRLSLETANDMIPYIGQRFLTHDAAYEFYSEFAKRCGFSIRRHRTEGKDGVGKGLTRRYFVCHRAGNTPLKASNENKPQRNRKSSRCGCQAYMRISKSTELGVPDWRVTGFANHHNHELLEPSQVRFLPAYRTISDTDKNRILMFAKTGISVQQMMRLLELEKCVEPGYLPFTEKDVRNLLQSFRKVDPEDESIDLLKMCRNIKDKDPNFKFEFTLDPSGRLENIAWSYASSIQLYEIFGDAVVFDTTHRLTAFDTPLGIWVGMNNYGMPCFFGCVLLREENLRSFSWALKVFLGFMNGKAPQTILTDQNMCLKEAIGMEMPTTKHALCIWLIVAKFPSWFNAVLGEHYNEWKTEFYRLYNLEMTEDFELGWRNMVNSFGLHTNRHIASLYALRSLWALPYLRSHFFAGMTTTGESKAINSFIQRFLSAQTRLAHFVEQAAVVVDFKDQAGEQQTMQQNIQNISLKTGAPMESHAATVLTPFAFSKLQEQLVLAAHYASYQMEDGFLVRHHTKLEGGRKVYWMPREDIISCSCHQFEFSGILCKHALRVLSTGNCFQIPDRYLLLRWRRINMPSNRHQNLQATRNDHSERVQLLQNMVSTLISESAKSNDRLDLATEQISVLISRIREQPISSLGLRELSSAHRSLT